Proteins encoded together in one Neobacillus sp. FSL H8-0543 window:
- a CDS encoding exodeoxyribonuclease III: MKIVSWNVNGLRACVKKGFLDYFNEVNADIFCIQETKLQEGQIDLDLEGYHQYWNYAEKKGYSGTAVFTKEKPLSVRYGLGEADSESEGRILTLEFEEFFLVNVYTPNSQRDLARLDFRLEWEDQISVHLKELDRVKPVVLCGDLNVAHNEIDLRNPKSNHGNSGFTIEERGKMTSLLEAGFVDSYRHFYPEKEGAYSWWSYMSKVRERNIGWRIDYFIVSESLRERLLNADIHCDIMGSDHCPVLVEFK, encoded by the coding sequence ATGAAGATTGTATCTTGGAATGTAAATGGTCTAAGGGCATGTGTGAAAAAGGGGTTTTTGGATTATTTTAATGAAGTGAATGCAGATATTTTCTGTATCCAGGAAACGAAATTACAGGAAGGGCAAATAGATCTTGATTTAGAAGGCTACCATCAATATTGGAATTATGCCGAGAAAAAGGGGTATTCTGGTACAGCTGTGTTTACGAAGGAAAAACCACTCAGTGTTCGCTATGGTTTAGGGGAAGCTGATTCTGAAAGTGAAGGGAGAATCCTTACGCTGGAGTTTGAAGAATTCTTTTTAGTAAATGTTTACACTCCTAATTCTCAGCGTGATTTAGCAAGGCTGGACTTTCGGTTAGAATGGGAAGATCAAATTAGTGTCCATCTTAAAGAGTTAGATAGGGTAAAACCTGTAGTGTTATGTGGTGATTTGAATGTAGCACATAATGAAATTGACTTAAGAAATCCAAAATCTAATCATGGTAATTCAGGTTTCACGATTGAGGAACGTGGGAAGATGACTAGCTTACTAGAAGCGGGATTTGTAGATAGCTACCGACATTTTTATCCTGAAAAAGAAGGAGCCTATTCCTGGTGGTCATACATGAGTAAAGTCCGCGAGCGAAATATCGGTTGGCGGATTGACTATTTTATCGTTTCGGAAAGCTTGCGTGAGCGTTTACTTAATGCAGACATTCATTGTGATATTATGGGTAGTGATCATTGTCCGGTTTTAGTAGAGTTTAAATAA
- a CDS encoding divergent polysaccharide deacetylase family protein, with protein sequence MKRFVLLLIPVLFIFILTPVSAENKEMKQLRAAIIIDDFGGGNGGVQDFLEGEIPITAAVMPFTENSTKHAEWAHRNGFEVMVHLPMEPKRGKRSWLGPKPITVDLSSQEVKQRVEEALKSVPYAVGMNNHMGSLAVENEAIVRAIVEVAKERKLFIVDSGTSPGTKFPQIAKELGVPLLSRDVFLDDISSSAHVRKQMIRLAKVTEIKGSGIAIGHVGVTGKVCSIGVFQAMDEFKKRNIQIVPVSELFDGKLTEQYFVP encoded by the coding sequence ATGAAGAGGTTTGTATTACTACTTATTCCGGTACTATTTATCTTTATACTGACGCCAGTTTCAGCGGAGAATAAGGAAATGAAGCAGCTAAGAGCAGCAATTATAATTGATGATTTCGGCGGTGGAAATGGAGGGGTACAGGACTTCTTAGAAGGAGAAATTCCTATTACAGCCGCCGTCATGCCTTTTACCGAGAACTCAACGAAACATGCTGAATGGGCCCATAGAAATGGTTTTGAGGTAATGGTTCATTTGCCGATGGAGCCGAAGCGCGGAAAAAGATCTTGGCTTGGTCCAAAACCAATTACCGTTGACCTCTCTTCTCAAGAAGTGAAACAAAGGGTAGAGGAAGCGCTAAAGAGTGTTCCTTATGCTGTTGGAATGAATAATCACATGGGTTCTCTTGCCGTTGAAAATGAAGCGATTGTGCGTGCGATTGTGGAGGTAGCAAAGGAAAGGAAATTATTCATTGTCGATAGCGGTACAAGTCCGGGAACAAAATTCCCCCAAATTGCAAAAGAACTAGGTGTACCACTGTTGAGTAGAGATGTATTTCTTGATGACATTTCATCCTCCGCACATGTAAGAAAGCAAATGATTAGACTTGCAAAAGTAACGGAAATAAAGGGTTCAGGCATTGCTATCGGCCATGTTGGTGTAACTGGAAAGGTGTGCTCAATCGGAGTTTTCCAGGCTATGGATGAATTTAAAAAGCGAAATATTCAAATCGTTCCCGTCTCTGAACTGTTTGACGGAAAATTAACTGAACAGTATTTTGTACCGTAA
- a CDS encoding peptidylprolyl isomerase, whose protein sequence is MAKKGSILMQNGEKIEFELYPNEAPGTVANFEKLIKDGFYNGLNFHRVIPGFVSQGGCPEGRGTGGPGYTIKCETQGNPHTHVPGALSMAHAGKDTGGSQFFIVHESQPHLNGVHTVFGKVTSGLEAAKAMRNGDVMEKVEVWDE, encoded by the coding sequence GTGGCGAAAAAAGGAAGCATACTTATGCAAAATGGAGAAAAAATCGAATTTGAATTATATCCAAATGAAGCACCTGGAACGGTTGCAAACTTTGAAAAGCTAATTAAAGACGGTTTTTATAATGGGTTAAACTTTCACCGAGTTATTCCTGGATTTGTAAGCCAAGGCGGATGCCCTGAAGGTCGCGGGACTGGTGGTCCTGGTTACACAATTAAATGTGAAACACAAGGAAATCCGCATACTCATGTACCAGGAGCATTATCAATGGCGCATGCAGGTAAAGATACTGGCGGAAGCCAATTCTTCATCGTTCACGAATCACAGCCGCATTTAAACGGTGTTCATACCGTTTTCGGTAAAGTTACCTCTGGTCTTGAAGCAGCAAAAGCCATGAGAAATGGCGATGTTATGGAAAAAGTTGAAGTTTGGGACGAATAA
- a CDS encoding IS3 family transposase, with translation MRKRTSAFRGRILKKVASFSDGSGRLSRKAQAALSFELKENFKLKDVLLKVGIPEATYHYHIKMMKKENPNQGLEEVIQSIFEEHKGNYGYRRILLELRNRGQKVNHKKVQRIMNKLGLKGDKFRRKSRKYSSYKGTTGKVAENLINRRFNTNVCHQKLTTDITEFKCSDGVKLYLSPIMDMFNGEILSYGTSMRPTLELAIKPLEEALEIVKDSKYRTTIHSDQGWHYQHNTWVNKLKENKVFQSMSRKGNCLDNSPMENFFGLMKQEMYYGEALCPFEELKMKIEEYIAYYNNKRIKQKLAGMSPVQYRFHTSQLAA, from the coding sequence GTGAGAAAACGAACTTCTGCGTTTAGAGGTAGAATACTTAAAAAAGTTGCGAGCTTTTCAGATGGATCCGGAAGGCTATCTCGAAAAGCACAAGCAGCGTTATCATTCGAACTCAAAGAAAACTTCAAATTAAAAGATGTTTTACTCAAGGTGGGTATTCCTGAAGCTACCTACCATTATCATATAAAAATGATGAAGAAGGAAAATCCGAATCAGGGACTTGAAGAAGTGATTCAATCCATTTTTGAGGAACATAAAGGCAATTATGGTTACCGTCGCATCCTTCTGGAATTGAGAAACCGTGGGCAAAAAGTGAATCATAAGAAGGTTCAACGCATTATGAATAAACTCGGACTCAAAGGGGATAAATTCAGGAGAAAATCGCGCAAGTATAGTTCTTACAAAGGAACGACTGGAAAAGTTGCCGAAAATCTTATCAACCGCCGTTTTAACACAAATGTGTGTCATCAAAAATTAACCACAGATATTACAGAATTCAAGTGTTCTGACGGTGTAAAACTGTATCTAAGCCCAATTATGGATATGTTCAATGGTGAAATTCTTTCTTATGGGACGAGTATGCGTCCAACCTTAGAATTAGCGATCAAACCACTCGAGGAAGCATTAGAAATTGTAAAGGATTCAAAATATAGAACCACTATACATTCTGATCAAGGGTGGCATTATCAACATAATACATGGGTAAATAAGCTTAAGGAAAATAAGGTGTTCCAGAGTATGTCTCGAAAAGGGAACTGTTTAGATAATTCACCAATGGAGAACTTTTTTGGATTAATGAAACAAGAAATGTATTACGGGGAAGCGCTGTGCCCATTTGAGGAATTAAAAATGAAAATTGAAGAATATATCGCTTATTATAATAACAAGCGTATAAAGCAAAAATTGGCAGGCATGAGTCCGGTTCAATACCGTTTCCATACCAGCCAATTAGCTGCTTAA
- a CDS encoding transposase, producing the protein MAKYSQEFKLIVVKEYQEGKLGYERLAKKYDMKDFSQIRRWVKVHEKYGVEGLKRKKHKERYSVQFKLDVLSFMKRTGSSETDTALQFGLTNTPMVASWKKAFLEGGAEALDRSKGMTAMSDKDKNSKNKQSEEKEMTYEQKLE; encoded by the coding sequence ATGGCTAAATATAGTCAGGAATTTAAGTTAATAGTCGTCAAAGAATATCAAGAAGGAAAATTAGGATATGAACGTTTAGCTAAAAAATACGACATGAAGGACTTTTCACAAATTAGGAGATGGGTAAAAGTACACGAGAAATACGGTGTGGAAGGTTTAAAGAGGAAGAAACATAAGGAAAGATATTCTGTTCAATTTAAGCTAGATGTATTAAGCTTTATGAAAAGAACAGGATCTTCAGAAACTGATACAGCCCTTCAATTTGGGCTAACAAACACTCCTATGGTAGCCTCTTGGAAGAAGGCTTTCCTTGAGGGTGGTGCTGAAGCCCTGGATAGATCGAAAGGGATGACAGCCATGTCTGATAAAGATAAGAACAGTAAAAATAAACAATCCGAAGAGAAAGAAATGACGTATGAACAAAAGTTGGAGTGA
- a CDS encoding CBO0543 family protein, whose amino-acid sequence MKILTGRLRMNTAKHLKDWNLPPLQKKSFLYWIKAYGPAVILASLLGTYLDLYLVGKKMYMFPIRPFPEVFSINIAFTLIGLPIIVFFYLLLMNQINKWGRFGLILFLSLVMPIFERFFELFGFFIHSSNWKHIYTFFGYVLFLTLIYKFYQWTSKR is encoded by the coding sequence ATGAAAATATTGACGGGGAGATTGAGAATGAATACTGCAAAACACTTGAAAGATTGGAACTTGCCGCCCTTGCAAAAAAAGTCATTTCTATATTGGATTAAAGCCTATGGACCCGCAGTTATTTTGGCGAGTTTGCTAGGGACATACCTCGACCTCTATTTAGTAGGGAAAAAGATGTACATGTTTCCTATTCGTCCGTTTCCTGAGGTATTTTCAATTAATATCGCTTTTACCCTGATAGGGCTCCCGATAATCGTATTCTTCTATCTTCTCTTAATGAATCAGATAAATAAATGGGGAAGGTTCGGTTTAATACTTTTTTTAAGTCTTGTGATGCCAATTTTTGAACGTTTTTTTGAACTATTTGGTTTTTTTATCCATTCAAGTAATTGGAAGCATATTTATACCTTTTTTGGCTATGTCCTATTCCTAACGCTGATTTATAAATTTTATCAATGGACAAGTAAAAGGTAA
- a CDS encoding DUF2515 domain-containing protein → MRNRENSSLDRIKDELKRKAQKTGKVSEKNLTEADQKFLNDVKNKTAELNQNNVTRTKAYFDFYLIHPEIHWAFLGHMVSRNGGWNMTDLKGEFLTRILSKKERKDFFQFLERGNWLIFQDAYPQFIIYEESIKRKKPLFYLLPYLNISVFMETIWEHYWKEPDTYILTMALIINEQSYLEKRVIQNSVFQKEVFNTLEFKLQDIFSFNHILFPYVKNRKVKLAGQTLHQFGSLNERILLGKRLYAILFQNKELVKRTLEWAGNHPHTGSRKDYWPQIFNNINEGIPGFAYQLRLHSCKLRRGASRIYSPDLSSAWKEVNQPEAEQGDWFNEWKIISYLTELNENIDGEIENEYCKTLERLELAALAKKVISILD, encoded by the coding sequence CTGAGAAATCGTGAGAATTCGTCGCTTGATAGGATTAAGGATGAGTTAAAGAGAAAAGCCCAAAAAACAGGGAAGGTTTCTGAAAAAAACTTAACGGAAGCAGATCAGAAGTTTTTAAATGATGTAAAAAATAAAACAGCCGAGTTAAATCAAAACAATGTCACAAGAACGAAGGCCTATTTTGATTTTTATCTAATCCATCCAGAAATTCACTGGGCATTCTTAGGGCATATGGTGTCAAGAAATGGCGGCTGGAATATGACCGATTTAAAAGGTGAATTTCTAACTCGAATTTTATCGAAAAAAGAGAGAAAGGACTTTTTTCAATTTTTGGAACGGGGGAATTGGCTTATTTTTCAGGATGCGTATCCCCAATTCATCATTTACGAGGAAAGTATCAAGAGAAAAAAACCCCTATTTTATTTATTGCCTTATCTAAATATATCAGTATTCATGGAAACAATCTGGGAGCACTATTGGAAAGAGCCTGATACGTACATCCTTACAATGGCACTAATCATTAATGAACAAAGTTATTTGGAAAAAAGAGTGATTCAAAATTCTGTTTTTCAAAAGGAGGTGTTTAACACCCTGGAGTTTAAACTGCAGGATATATTTTCTTTTAATCATATTCTATTTCCCTATGTGAAAAATCGAAAAGTGAAGTTAGCAGGACAAACATTGCATCAATTCGGGTCACTGAATGAGCGCATCCTCCTTGGTAAAAGACTTTATGCGATTCTTTTTCAAAATAAGGAATTAGTAAAGCGTACCTTAGAGTGGGCAGGAAATCATCCTCATACGGGATCTAGAAAAGATTACTGGCCACAGATATTTAACAATATTAACGAAGGAATTCCTGGTTTTGCTTACCAGCTTCGCCTACATTCATGCAAGCTGAGACGTGGAGCAAGTAGAATATATAGTCCTGATCTTTCGTCTGCCTGGAAAGAGGTGAATCAGCCAGAAGCTGAACAGGGGGATTGGTTTAATGAGTGGAAAATTATTAGCTATCTCACAGAACTTAATGAAAATATTGACGGGGAGATTGAGAATGAATACTGCAAAACACTTGAAAGATTGGAACTTGCCGCCCTTGCAAAAAAAGTCATTTCTATATTGGATTAA
- the shc gene encoding squalene--hopene cyclase, whose amino-acid sequence MNGLDSGINWITETLRKDHSPDGSWNYPFETGISTDAYMIILLRTLEINDEELIKGLCKRIFSKQEKNGAWKLFYDEGDGNLTATLESYYALLYAGYYDKNDKRLLAAKKFILSKGGLEEVSMFTKIMLAITGQTPWPSSSPLPIEVILLPQFVPINYYSFSVFGRANLTPIMILSAKKFTIKTDKSPNLSDLYLGRTNNDSWVSSSEMRSLFSFLEEGIKDLIGLPDQLHKLAMMRAKKYMLDHIESDGTLFSYYSSTFLMIFALLSLGVKKTDPVIRNAVNGIKSMKCEINGLPHMQYTTANVWNTSLIGYSLQSAGIAFDDPMVMKANQYLLNRQHHKFGDWVIHNPQTLPGGWGFSNINTMNPDVDDTTASLRSLARMASTDRSAWERGIAWLLSMQNNDGGWAAFEKNTDTKLVDFLPIEKGEFLLNDPSCADITGRTLEFFGHYTNLPTDHEAIRRGIKWLLKNQEADGSWYGRWGICYLYGTWAAVTGLLAAGVPAANPSIQQAVKWLKQVQNQDGGWGESCLSDSYKSYSPLHTSTLTHTSWALDVLIAASEKPTPEIKKGVSFLLESLEKEDWTTDYPKGQGMAGAFYIHYHSYRYIYPLLALSHYRRKFT is encoded by the coding sequence ATGAATGGTTTAGATTCTGGCATCAACTGGATTACTGAAACACTTAGAAAAGACCATTCTCCCGATGGCTCCTGGAACTATCCGTTTGAAACGGGGATATCAACAGATGCTTATATGATCATTTTATTACGGACATTGGAAATAAATGATGAAGAATTGATTAAGGGACTTTGTAAACGGATATTTAGTAAGCAGGAGAAGAATGGGGCTTGGAAGCTATTTTATGATGAAGGGGATGGAAATCTTACAGCTACACTAGAATCCTATTACGCACTACTGTATGCGGGTTACTATGATAAAAACGATAAACGGCTGCTAGCAGCAAAAAAATTCATTTTATCAAAAGGCGGTTTGGAAGAGGTTAGTATGTTCACCAAAATCATGCTGGCAATCACTGGTCAAACACCCTGGCCTTCCTCCTCTCCTCTACCGATTGAAGTGATTCTGCTGCCACAGTTTGTACCGATTAATTACTATTCCTTCTCTGTCTTTGGGCGAGCAAATCTTACCCCGATTATGATTTTAAGTGCTAAAAAGTTTACGATAAAGACAGATAAAAGCCCTAATCTCTCGGATTTGTATTTGGGTCGGACGAATAATGATTCCTGGGTGTCCTCATCCGAAATGCGCTCCTTGTTTTCCTTTCTTGAAGAGGGAATTAAGGATTTAATAGGGTTACCGGATCAGCTCCATAAGCTAGCAATGATGCGCGCAAAAAAATATATGCTTGACCACATTGAATCTGACGGAACGTTATTCAGCTATTACAGCTCGACGTTTTTGATGATATTTGCCCTCTTATCGCTAGGAGTAAAAAAGACAGACCCAGTTATACGGAACGCAGTGAATGGCATTAAATCGATGAAATGTGAAATCAATGGCTTGCCGCATATGCAGTACACCACTGCAAATGTTTGGAATACCTCATTGATAGGCTACTCCCTCCAATCAGCAGGAATCGCCTTTGATGATCCAATGGTCATGAAAGCCAATCAATACCTTTTGAATCGACAGCATCACAAATTCGGTGATTGGGTCATTCATAATCCACAAACACTTCCCGGTGGCTGGGGCTTCTCGAATATTAATACGATGAATCCTGACGTGGACGATACGACCGCGTCATTAAGGTCACTCGCTCGAATGGCTTCAACTGACCGTTCTGCCTGGGAGCGAGGGATAGCCTGGTTATTATCCATGCAGAATAACGATGGCGGCTGGGCGGCTTTTGAGAAGAATACAGATACAAAGTTAGTTGATTTTTTACCGATTGAAAAAGGTGAATTCTTACTAAATGACCCGTCTTGTGCAGATATCACCGGAAGAACGTTAGAATTTTTCGGTCATTATACAAATCTGCCTACTGACCACGAAGCGATTAGAAGAGGGATAAAATGGCTTTTGAAAAACCAAGAAGCTGATGGTTCTTGGTACGGCAGGTGGGGAATTTGCTATCTTTATGGAACGTGGGCAGCAGTAACCGGCTTATTGGCCGCGGGAGTGCCTGCAGCAAATCCAAGCATCCAACAGGCGGTAAAATGGTTAAAACAAGTCCAAAACCAGGATGGCGGCTGGGGAGAATCCTGCCTTAGTGACAGTTACAAATCATATTCCCCGCTCCATACGAGTACGTTGACTCATACTTCCTGGGCATTGGATGTATTAATCGCTGCTTCTGAGAAGCCGACACCAGAAATAAAAAAAGGGGTCTCATTTTTGCTGGAATCGCTCGAAAAGGAAGATTGGACCACTGACTATCCTAAAGGTCAAGGAATGGCAGGAGCCTTTTATATTCATTATCACAGCTATCGCTACATCTATCCTTTACTTGCTCTCTCGCATTATCGTAGGAAATTCACATGA
- a CDS encoding mismatch-specific DNA-glycosylase has translation MKPVNDHIKEGLKILFVGFNPSIRSSETGTHFANPNNRFWRILHEAGITPRKYAAAEDHLLPNIGLGITNIVARPTKAADEITKLEYQEGKVILQNKIEQLKPKVVCFVGKGVYQEYSGQKKVAWGKQEEAVVPGTIDFVAPSSSGLVRMKIEEIVEIYKQLNEIF, from the coding sequence TTGAAACCAGTAAATGATCACATTAAGGAAGGTTTAAAGATTCTTTTTGTCGGATTTAATCCAAGTATTCGTTCAAGTGAAACGGGAACCCATTTTGCCAATCCAAACAATCGTTTTTGGCGAATTTTACATGAAGCGGGGATTACGCCGAGAAAGTATGCAGCCGCAGAAGACCATCTTCTTCCTAACATAGGACTGGGGATTACCAATATTGTCGCAAGGCCGACAAAAGCAGCAGATGAGATTACTAAGCTTGAATATCAAGAGGGAAAAGTAATTCTTCAGAACAAAATTGAACAGCTGAAACCAAAAGTGGTGTGTTTTGTCGGTAAAGGGGTTTATCAAGAGTACAGCGGACAGAAGAAGGTGGCATGGGGTAAGCAAGAAGAGGCAGTCGTTCCAGGGACGATTGATTTTGTGGCCCCATCTTCAAGCGGTCTCGTTCGAATGAAAATTGAGGAGATTGTAGAAATTTACAAGCAACTCAATGAAATATTCTAA
- a CDS encoding YitT family protein, with the protein MAVIGFGSTMIGIGVNSFIVPFHLINGGMFGISLVLNYLWGLKIGLLLILLNLPVYLLAFKSDPSYFYYGVIGAITSGFMIEILKPLNGIFHLPIISSVILGGIIIGLGIGVMLRNQISPGGMDLLALLLAKWSKINVGVIAFAMDTLLILSALVLLQEARLLYSLLIIAIVGLLVTFITSFTIVENECL; encoded by the coding sequence TTGGCGGTTATCGGATTCGGAAGTACTATGATAGGTATAGGGGTTAACAGTTTTATCGTTCCTTTTCATTTAATCAATGGAGGGATGTTTGGCATCAGTCTTGTCTTAAATTATTTATGGGGTTTAAAAATTGGTTTGTTGCTTATTTTGTTAAATTTACCTGTTTATTTATTAGCGTTCAAATCTGATCCTTCTTATTTTTATTACGGGGTAATTGGTGCAATTACGTCAGGATTTATGATTGAAATTCTAAAACCGCTAAATGGTATATTTCATCTACCAATTATCAGTAGTGTTATCCTAGGCGGTATTATTATTGGACTTGGGATAGGAGTAATGTTAAGAAATCAAATCAGCCCTGGTGGCATGGACCTGCTTGCTTTGTTGCTAGCTAAATGGTCAAAGATAAATGTAGGTGTGATTGCTTTTGCGATGGACACGCTTCTTATTCTTTCAGCTCTGGTTCTACTTCAAGAAGCAAGGTTACTATATTCGCTGCTAATCATTGCAATTGTCGGTTTACTTGTTACATTCATAACCTCGTTCACTATTGTCGAAAACGAATGTTTGTAG